The segment TATCGCCAAAAATCACCCGGTTTCCGTGGCACACCACCCCGGAAAAATTGCACGCGATATTGACCGGCAGGGACATCTGCCGCACCACCCCGCATGGCGGCTCCACCCGCACCTCATATAACTGCATGGCGGACGACTGGCGCGGGCGGGCCAGCAAATAGAGAAAGCGCCCATCGGGCGAGCAGCCATGCTCCAGCGAATGGGGCTCGTCGTTCAGCGGAACCCACCCCACCAGATCAAAGGCCCCATCCCGAATGTCATAGACCGCCAGCCCGTCATTGCCCATGTCATAATTCCGGCCATCCACGCCTACCGACAAAATGACCCGGGACCGATCCGGCGTGATGGTAATGCGGCCTGGCCAACTGCCGGGCGGCGGGTTGATCTGGGAAAGCACCCGGTTGGTGTTCCGCAAATCCACCATGCTGATGTTGTCATAATAATAATCTGGTGTGAACAGCCGCTGGCCATCGCTGGCGACCACCACATCGCCGTGGCACGTGCCAAACCGCGCCACCACCCGGGAATCCAGGGTCACCGGATCAAATTCCAAAATGCGCGCCCCTTCCATCGGCATTTCCCACTTCGCGCCAAACACGCGGGAATCCACCGGCGAAACGCCCAGGAAACAGGCCGGCCCCACATACGTCCGGGCGGTGATGGCCAGTTGCACCTCGGAAACCGCGGGCGGGATGGTATTGGTCAAGTTGCCGGAGAACCGGAGGGTCCACTGCTGCCCGGCCACCAAATCCGGCTCGCCCTCCCGCCAGAGCTGCACCAGCGCCATGTTGTCCACCACCTCCACCGGGCGCCCGGCATTGTCCTCCACCGTGGGTTGATAGATGCGCCTCGGCAGCAGGGCGATCACCGGCCGCGCCACATTGACCGCCCGGTTGAGCCGGATGTTCAGCGTATATTCCATCCGCCCCCCATTGGTGAAACCGGTTAAGGTTTGTTGGTAGTCCGGCAGGGTGACCGCCCGCACCCGCGCCACGTAGGCCGGATCGCCGTACAGCACAAACACATCCCGATCATACGCCAGCCCCGCCGGATCCAAGCCGGGGGTTTGCTGCGCCGCATCAAACAGCAACGCCTGGTTGATCAGGTAGCAGCTCTCGGCAAAGGTGAAGCGGCCTTGCGCTTTGATGAAATACTCCGCCACCCCCCATCCCATATAACCAAACCAAGTGTCCGCCACATACGCCGCCATCTGCGCCGCGCCTCCGCTCCCCAGCCACGCCAGGGCCATGGAATAATCGCGGTTGCTGCCCTCGGGGATCAACCCGATCAAACAATTGCCCGGCGCGTAATAGATCTTGGCATTGGTGCTCACAATGGGGTGCAGGCCCCCCTGCGCGTCCTGCGCCATCAACTGCCCCTGATAAGCCGTAAAATAGCCTTCCGGATACGCCTCCGGATAATGCAACTGCCAATGGTATTCGTTGGCATGGCCGGAGGAGACCAGCAAATCCACCCCCTGGGCATTGAGCTTTTGCGCAAACCACGGCGTGTCATCCGTCCGCGCGTCCAGCCCTCGGACAATCGGGCCGCCGGCAGTGCGGGTCCACAAGGCATGCGGCTCCATTTCGGCGTGGTACTCGCCGGCATACAGGTACTCCAGCCAGTCGCCTGCGGTTTTCAGCAGCGCATTTTGCACCTCCAACGGCCCCCGGTGCGAGGCCAGCCGCAGGGCGTAGGCGGCATCGTACCCCGTCACAATGCCCCAGATCGCATCCGTGTACCGGTCCCCGTCCAGATCCCGCAACATCCGGTGACTGTTTTCCACCAGGCTGCGCGTCACCTCCGCCGGCTGCGCCACCACACAGACATAATCCGGCGCCATCGCGCTGAGGGCGCGGCGGGTGGCCTCGGGATACGGCGCGCCGCCATAACGCAACACACTGGCCGAGTGCTTGGTTTGCAACTGCGCCACCACCGCCTGCCAGGCCGGATCACTCCACGTCGTCTCGGAGACCAGGACCACGTAACCGGCCGCGCCGGCAGAAAGAGTCAGGCCCGGCAACAGCACACCCAAAACCAGGGCAAGCCATGATGTTGGCACCGGCCGCAAGTAACTCCTCGGCCGATTTGCCTGATTCCCTGGAAGCAATTGAAACGTTGAGACTCCCCAAACAACAAACGAGGCGAGGCGCTTCATACGAAAAAAATTTATAAAGTTTTGGGTTCACAATTTGTGTAATCAAAATTGGGGAGGGCCGCAAAGCAAAAAAGCGAAAAAACCTCCAAGAAAAGGCTGTTCGCCGGGAAAAGCCCAAAAAGCACTATCTCCCTCCGGCGGCACCCCGCCAACTCCATCCGCCCCCGGCTGTGGCAGGTCAGTTCCGGGACGGGGCCGCCGCTCCCTCTCTTGCCGCGGCTCCATCTCTTACCGTGCGCACCTGGATGCCCAGCCGCCCGTCTTTTTCCACCGTCAACAACATCCAGCCACGCGGCGGATTCTTCTTGGGATCCCCCACGCCAATGGTGGTGGTGGTCAGGAGCGTGATGCCCTCGTGGTGATTGGTCAGGTTGCGATGCAGATGCCCGCTCAAAATGGTTTTCACCCCCCCCTGCCGGGCCAGCCCCAGCAAACGGGCGCGCGGGTAGGGCTCCAAATTCCAGTAACCCCCCCCGGGCTCGCTGTTGGAGCTTTGAAAAGGCGGAAAATGCACCAGCACCAGCGTGGGCACCGCGGAGGTCCGGGCCAGGGCCTGCTCCAAATCCGCCCACATCCGGGGCTCCTCGGGCAGGCCGCTGCCCAGCAGGGGGCCGTTCACGCCCACCACGCGCACCCCGGCATGTTCCCGCACCCACCAGGAGGGACCGAGCAGGGACTCATACCGCTGCAACCGCGTCGAGGTCACCGATTCTTTTTTGCCCTCGAGGCGTTTGTTGCCAATGTCATGGTTGCCGGGCACATACCACACCGGCGCCTGAAACCCCCGCGCCAGCCGTTGAAAATCCCGCAGCTCGGCCGCCGTGCCGTCCTCGGTCAAATCCCCGCCCAGCAACACCAAATCCACCTTCTCCGCGTTGACGGCGGCGATGGCCTCCTGCAACCGCCGCTCGCGCACCGGCTGATCCTCCTTCAGCCGGTGGGTGATGTGGACATCGGACAGCAGGGCGATCCGCACCGGATAACGCGCCTCCGCCACCGGCGAAGCCGCTTGCTGCGGCGTGCGGCACCCCAGCCAGCCCAGCGCCAGGCCGGCGGCCAGCCCCCGCAGCAGGAAGGAGCGCAGTTTCATGCGCCGAATACTTTTTTGGCCCAGGCCAGGCTGAGCCGGTGATTCTCCACCGCCGAGCGGGTGACCTCCGTTTTGCCCTCCAGCGCCAGCTCGACGGTGAAACGCCGGGCCAGTTGATGCTCCCGGGCGTAGCGGGCCACCGCCTCGTAATCAATGTCGCCCTTATCCAGCACCTCATGCCACACCCCGTTGCGGCTCTGCCGCAGATGCCACGTCACGATGCGCCGCCCATATTCGGGCAGCACCTCCATGGGTTGGAGGCCCCCCTTCCACACCCAATGCACATCGTAACACAGCCCCACCGTCTCGGGCGGCGTCTGGCGCAGGACATAATGAAACTCGCGCCCCTGATTCTGCATCTCCGGCAGATGATGATGGATGCCCAGCTTCAGCCCCAGCTCCTTCAAGCCCTGGCCCAAATCCTTCAGGGCGGAAACGGTGTTCTTCAATTCCTCCTCGGTTTTCTCGCGGCCAAGGGGATCCGGGTTGCAGCTTAACGCCTCAAAACCCGCCTCCTTGCATACCGCCGCGCATTTGAGCAGCCGCGCCACCACCTCCCGCGCGCGGGCGGCCTCATGCAGCGCCGCGCCGGTGTACAGACTCACCGGTCGCATGCCCCGGGCGCGCAGTTTTTCCGCAAAACGCGCGGCGGACTCCGGATTATTGGCGTCGAGAAAATTCTCCAGGTAGTCGTAGCCGCAATCGGCCAGCGCCGCGATCACCTCATCCAGATTGAAAGGCTTTTTCTCCCGCTGGTAATACTGGGTCCAGCCGTACACATTGGAGCCAAACAAGGTCTTGGGCGCCGCCCCGGCGGCCCCCAACTGGCCCGCCACCGCGCCCGCGGCCAGCCAGCCGGTGGCCCGCAGAAATTCACGGCGATTCATCTGCCACGCCAGGCTATGCGCCGAATAGGGGTCTTGCATGGCGTGAATGTAGCGGGGAAAAGGCCGGATTGGCCACAAGAAAAAAGATTGCCGGCCGCGCCCGCCCCCACCCCGGGAAGGGGGACAACCCCGGCCCGGCCGGCGCCGCCGGCCGAATAAAAAACCCGGCCGGGAATCCCGGCCGGGCTGGGCGCGGAGGAACACCCTGGGAATCAAGCCAGTTGCGACGGCACAAAACTGCGCAGCGTGCGCATGTATTGGGCGCGCTCGAAGGCGCTGGGATCGGCGCAGTTCTTCTGGCTCACACTGCCAATCATCTGCTGCACCGACTCATACTCGTTCTCCTCCATCCACCGGGCCATGTCGGCCTCGACGATTTTGAGGTGCGGGATGCCGTGCTTCATCAGGGCGGAGCAGAGCATGGTCACCCGGGCGCCGGCCATCAGGGTCTTGAGCACATCCTGCGCGGTGTGGATGCCGCTGGTGGCCGCCAGGTCCGCCTTGACCTTGCCGTACAGAATGGCGATCCACCGCAACGGCAGCCGCCGCGCCTGCGGCGTGCTCAGCAGCACGGTGTTCTCCACCTCCAGCGTGGCCAGGTTGATGTCCGGCTGGTAAAACCGGTTGAACAACACCAGCCCGTTGACCCCCAGTTTGTCAATCCGCGCCGCCATGTTGGCCAGGCTGCTGAAATACGGGCTGAGCTTGACCGCCAGCGGAATGCTCACCACCGCGCGCACCGCCTTGATGATGTCCAGATACCGCTGCTCCACCTCCGCCCCCGTCTGGTGGGGATCGGTGGGAATGTAGTAGATGTTCAACTCCAGCGCGTCGGCGCCGGCCTGCTGAATCTGCCGGGCATACTCAATCCAGCCGCCCACCGAGGAGCCGTTGAGGCTGGCAATGACGGGAATTTTCACCGCCGCCT is part of the Verrucomicrobiia bacterium genome and harbors:
- a CDS encoding metallophosphoesterase → MKLRSFLLRGLAAGLALGWLGCRTPQQAASPVAEARYPVRIALLSDVHITHRLKEDQPVRERRLQEAIAAVNAEKVDLVLLGGDLTEDGTAAELRDFQRLARGFQAPVWYVPGNHDIGNKRLEGKKESVTSTRLQRYESLLGPSWWVREHAGVRVVGVNGPLLGSGLPEEPRMWADLEQALARTSAVPTLVLVHFPPFQSSNSEPGGGYWNLEPYPRARLLGLARQGGVKTILSGHLHRNLTNHHEGITLLTTTTIGVGDPKKNPPRGWMLLTVEKDGRLGIQVRTVRDGAAAREGAAAPSRN
- a CDS encoding sugar phosphate isomerase/epimerase, encoding MQDPYSAHSLAWQMNRREFLRATGWLAAGAVAGQLGAAGAAPKTLFGSNVYGWTQYYQREKKPFNLDEVIAALADCGYDYLENFLDANNPESAARFAEKLRARGMRPVSLYTGAALHEAARAREVVARLLKCAAVCKEAGFEALSCNPDPLGREKTEEELKNTVSALKDLGQGLKELGLKLGIHHHLPEMQNQGREFHYVLRQTPPETVGLCYDVHWVWKGGLQPMEVLPEYGRRIVTWHLRQSRNGVWHEVLDKGDIDYEAVARYAREHQLARRFTVELALEGKTEVTRSAVENHRLSLAWAKKVFGA
- a CDS encoding dihydroorotate dehydrogenase-like protein — its product is MDLSTTYLGLKLRTPLVPSASVLSEKIDNLKLMEDSGASAVVLHSLFEEQLRQEAGDLEEALTQGTESFAEALSYFPEPKDFKLGPEEYLEHIAKAKAAVKIPVIASLNGSSVGGWIEYARQIQQAGADALELNIYYIPTDPHQTGAEVEQRYLDIIKAVRAVVSIPLAVKLSPYFSSLANMAARIDKLGVNGLVLFNRFYQPDINLATLEVENTVLLSTPQARRLPLRWIAILYGKVKADLAATSGIHTAQDVLKTLMAGARVTMLCSALMKHGIPHLKIVEADMARWMEENEYESVQQMIGSVSQKNCADPSAFERAQYMRTLRSFVPSQLA